One stretch of Pomacea canaliculata isolate SZHN2017 linkage group LG1, ASM307304v1, whole genome shotgun sequence DNA includes these proteins:
- the LOC112572197 gene encoding cardioacceleratory peptide receptor-like isoform X2, whose protein sequence is MGDGFSVQDDERDLLDDYNYTLDEFINETHSMYDFYKVPQLVLVSTLLVFIVVGNCCVLAAIQLSDNGRKTRMNFFITHLAIADLLVGVICVLTDLLSKITVEWYAGNVMCKIIQYLQAAVTYVSTYVLVSLSLDRYDAVARPMNFSRSQYQARVLIWLSWVSALLFALPALFLYSVEQQEDKHQCWIDFPLFWHWKLFFTLVAVVTFVLPAIIIASCYIAIILVIWTKGHNSRDSSLEQAALNGRQSSVGSNERQWTTLGGQRHDTARGIIPQAKIRTVKMTLIIVIVFILCWSPFFLYNLLELYEAIPQNDRMSTFIQSAAPLNSAANPIIYGIFSTRICRNLRRLPAVAYLLDAMCRCRHAARKDYSAGNTRGTTASLTDQTLSTLDPHHKRIHSEALAASPGSLATRRPSGLPVVRRQLTEKEQQLLKRVTAGRQQLCPLITVEEPSHVDGFLPDKKNIKRGQGKKIEPDDISQIHTMIIESDDITEGL, encoded by the exons GTGCCGCAGCTGGTTCTGGTCTCAACTCTCCTGGTGTTCATCGTAGTCGGCAACTGCTGCGTGCTGGCCGCCATCCAGTTGTCTGACAACGGCCGCAAGACTCGCATGAATTTTTTCATCACGCACCTTGCCATAGCAG ACCTGTTGGTCGGAGTGATCTGTGTACTCACTGACCTCTTGTCCAAGATCACCGTCGAGTGGTATGCCGGGAACGTCATGTGTAAAATCATCCAGTACCTCCAG GCCGCCGTGACCTACGTCTCCACCTACGTCCTCGTCTCTCTGAGTCTGGATCGTTATGACGCCGTGGCTCGACCTATGAACTTCTCCAGAAGCC AGTACCAGGCCCGAGTCCTCATctggctgtcctgggtctcAGCCCTGCTCTTCGCCCTGCCAGCCCTCTTCCTCTACAGCGTGGAGCAACAGGAGGACAAGCATCAGTGCTGGATCGACTTTCCCTTATTCTGGCACTGGAAG CTGTTCTTTACCCTCGTTGCTGTGGTAACGTTCGTGTTACCTGCCATTATCATCGCTTCCTGTTACATCGCAATCATCCTCGTCATCTGGACGAAGGGGCATAACTCTCGAGATTCGTCTTTGGAACAGGCGGCACTCAACGGAAGGCAAA GCTCTGTGGGGTCAAATGAGCGGCAGTGGACAACCCTGGGAGGTCAGCGCCATGACACGGCAAGAGGCATCATACCCCAAGCCAAAATTCGAACTGTGAAGATGACCCTCATCATTGTGATAG TTTTCATCCTCTGTTGGAGTCCCTTCTTCCTGTACAACCTTCTGGAGCTGTATGAGGCCATTCCACAGAACGATCGCATGTCGACTTTCATTCAGAGCGCAGCGCCCCTCAACTCTGCGGCGAACCCCATCATCTATGGCATCTTCAGCACTCGCATCTGCCGCAATCTCAG ACGGCTGCCAGCGGTGGCCTACCTGCTGGATGCCATGTGTAGGTGCAGGCACGCAGCCCGGAAAGACTACTCTGCTGGCAACACCCGAGGTACTACAGCTTCGCTCACAGACCAGACCCTCTCCACGCTCGATCCTCACCATAAACGCATCCACAGCGAGGCTCTCGCCGCGTCGCCCGGCTCTCTGGCCACCCGCCGTCCGTCCGGGCTCCCAGTCGTGCGCCGCCAACTGACGGAGAAAGAGCAGCAACTCCTGAAGCGCGTCACTGCGGGACGTCAGCAGTTATGTCCCTTGATTACCGTCGAGGAGCCTTCGCATGTCGATGGCTTTCTACCCGACAAGAAGAACATTAAGAGGGGACAGGGCAAAAAAATAGAACCAGATGATATCAGTCAGATACACACTATGATAATAGAGAGCGATGACATCACCGAAGGCCTGTAA
- the LOC112572197 gene encoding cardioacceleratory peptide receptor-like isoform X1: MGDGFSVQDDERDLLDDYNYTLDEFINETHSMYDFYKVPQLVLVSTLLVFIVVGNCCVLAAIQLSDNGRKTRMNFFITHLAIADLLVGVICVLTDLLSKITVEWYAGNVMCKIIQYLQAAVTYVSTYVLVSLSLDRYDAVARPMNFSRSQYQARVLIWLSWVSALLFALPALFLYSVEQQEDKHQCWIDFPLFWHWKLFFTLVAVVTFVLPAIIIASCYIAIILVIWTKGHNSRDSSLEQAALNGRQSRKNSSVGSNERQWTTLGGQRHDTARGIIPQAKIRTVKMTLIIVIVFILCWSPFFLYNLLELYEAIPQNDRMSTFIQSAAPLNSAANPIIYGIFSTRICRNLRRLPAVAYLLDAMCRCRHAARKDYSAGNTRGTTASLTDQTLSTLDPHHKRIHSEALAASPGSLATRRPSGLPVVRRQLTEKEQQLLKRVTAGRQQLCPLITVEEPSHVDGFLPDKKNIKRGQGKKIEPDDISQIHTMIIESDDITEGL, encoded by the exons GTGCCGCAGCTGGTTCTGGTCTCAACTCTCCTGGTGTTCATCGTAGTCGGCAACTGCTGCGTGCTGGCCGCCATCCAGTTGTCTGACAACGGCCGCAAGACTCGCATGAATTTTTTCATCACGCACCTTGCCATAGCAG ACCTGTTGGTCGGAGTGATCTGTGTACTCACTGACCTCTTGTCCAAGATCACCGTCGAGTGGTATGCCGGGAACGTCATGTGTAAAATCATCCAGTACCTCCAG GCCGCCGTGACCTACGTCTCCACCTACGTCCTCGTCTCTCTGAGTCTGGATCGTTATGACGCCGTGGCTCGACCTATGAACTTCTCCAGAAGCC AGTACCAGGCCCGAGTCCTCATctggctgtcctgggtctcAGCCCTGCTCTTCGCCCTGCCAGCCCTCTTCCTCTACAGCGTGGAGCAACAGGAGGACAAGCATCAGTGCTGGATCGACTTTCCCTTATTCTGGCACTGGAAG CTGTTCTTTACCCTCGTTGCTGTGGTAACGTTCGTGTTACCTGCCATTATCATCGCTTCCTGTTACATCGCAATCATCCTCGTCATCTGGACGAAGGGGCATAACTCTCGAGATTCGTCTTTGGAACAGGCGGCACTCAACGGAAGGCAAAGTAGGAAGAACA GCTCTGTGGGGTCAAATGAGCGGCAGTGGACAACCCTGGGAGGTCAGCGCCATGACACGGCAAGAGGCATCATACCCCAAGCCAAAATTCGAACTGTGAAGATGACCCTCATCATTGTGATAG TTTTCATCCTCTGTTGGAGTCCCTTCTTCCTGTACAACCTTCTGGAGCTGTATGAGGCCATTCCACAGAACGATCGCATGTCGACTTTCATTCAGAGCGCAGCGCCCCTCAACTCTGCGGCGAACCCCATCATCTATGGCATCTTCAGCACTCGCATCTGCCGCAATCTCAG ACGGCTGCCAGCGGTGGCCTACCTGCTGGATGCCATGTGTAGGTGCAGGCACGCAGCCCGGAAAGACTACTCTGCTGGCAACACCCGAGGTACTACAGCTTCGCTCACAGACCAGACCCTCTCCACGCTCGATCCTCACCATAAACGCATCCACAGCGAGGCTCTCGCCGCGTCGCCCGGCTCTCTGGCCACCCGCCGTCCGTCCGGGCTCCCAGTCGTGCGCCGCCAACTGACGGAGAAAGAGCAGCAACTCCTGAAGCGCGTCACTGCGGGACGTCAGCAGTTATGTCCCTTGATTACCGTCGAGGAGCCTTCGCATGTCGATGGCTTTCTACCCGACAAGAAGAACATTAAGAGGGGACAGGGCAAAAAAATAGAACCAGATGATATCAGTCAGATACACACTATGATAATAGAGAGCGATGACATCACCGAAGGCCTGTAA
- the LOC112572197 gene encoding cardioacceleratory peptide receptor-like isoform X3: MGDGFSVQDDERDLLDDYNYTLDEFINETHSMYDFYKVPQLVLVSTLLVFIVVGNCCVLAAIQLSDNGRKTRMNFFITHLAIADLLVGVICVLTDLLSKITVEWYAGNVMCKIIQYLQAAVTYVSTYVLVSLSLDRYDAVARPMNFSRSQYQARVLIWLSWVSALLFALPALFLYSVEQQEDKHQCWIDFPLFWHWKLFFTLVAVVTFVLPAIIIASCYIAIILVIWTKGHNSRDSSLEQAALNGRQSRKNSSVGSNERQWTTLGGQRHDTARGIIPQAKIRTVKMTLIIVIVFILCWSPFFLYNLLELYEAIPQNDRMSTFIQSAAPLNSAANPIIYGIFSTRICRNLSCVRVSDGCQRWPTCWMPCVGAGTQPGKTTLLATPEVLQLRSQTRPSPRSILTINASTARLSPRRPALWPPAVRPGSQSCAAN; encoded by the exons GTGCCGCAGCTGGTTCTGGTCTCAACTCTCCTGGTGTTCATCGTAGTCGGCAACTGCTGCGTGCTGGCCGCCATCCAGTTGTCTGACAACGGCCGCAAGACTCGCATGAATTTTTTCATCACGCACCTTGCCATAGCAG ACCTGTTGGTCGGAGTGATCTGTGTACTCACTGACCTCTTGTCCAAGATCACCGTCGAGTGGTATGCCGGGAACGTCATGTGTAAAATCATCCAGTACCTCCAG GCCGCCGTGACCTACGTCTCCACCTACGTCCTCGTCTCTCTGAGTCTGGATCGTTATGACGCCGTGGCTCGACCTATGAACTTCTCCAGAAGCC AGTACCAGGCCCGAGTCCTCATctggctgtcctgggtctcAGCCCTGCTCTTCGCCCTGCCAGCCCTCTTCCTCTACAGCGTGGAGCAACAGGAGGACAAGCATCAGTGCTGGATCGACTTTCCCTTATTCTGGCACTGGAAG CTGTTCTTTACCCTCGTTGCTGTGGTAACGTTCGTGTTACCTGCCATTATCATCGCTTCCTGTTACATCGCAATCATCCTCGTCATCTGGACGAAGGGGCATAACTCTCGAGATTCGTCTTTGGAACAGGCGGCACTCAACGGAAGGCAAAGTAGGAAGAACA GCTCTGTGGGGTCAAATGAGCGGCAGTGGACAACCCTGGGAGGTCAGCGCCATGACACGGCAAGAGGCATCATACCCCAAGCCAAAATTCGAACTGTGAAGATGACCCTCATCATTGTGATAG TTTTCATCCTCTGTTGGAGTCCCTTCTTCCTGTACAACCTTCTGGAGCTGTATGAGGCCATTCCACAGAACGATCGCATGTCGACTTTCATTCAGAGCGCAGCGCCCCTCAACTCTGCGGCGAACCCCATCATCTATGGCATCTTCAGCACTCGCATCTGCCGCAATCTCAG CTGTGTCCGTGTTTCAGACGGCTGCCAGCGGTGGCCTACCTGCTGGATGCCATGTGTAGGTGCAGGCACGCAGCCCGGAAAGACTACTCTGCTGGCAACACCCGAGGTACTACAGCTTCGCTCACAGACCAGACCCTCTCCACGCTCGATCCTCACCATAAACGCATCCACAGCGAGGCTCTCGCCGCGTCGCCCGGCTCTCTGGCCACCCGCCGTCCGTCCGGGCTCCCAGTCGTGCGCCGCCAACTGA